Proteins from a genomic interval of Halanaerobiaceae bacterium ANBcell28:
- a CDS encoding electron transfer flavoprotein subunit beta/FixA family protein gives MNIIIAIKQVPETSNVKMDPETGTMKRDGVESIVNPLDLYAIETGIQLVEEHGGKVTVITMGPPSAEKALKEAISMGCDEGVLVSGREFAGADTWATAYALAKVIEELGEFDLILAGERATDGDTGQVGPCIASYMDIPLSTYTSKVLKVEDDSIVVERMVEEGYESLKLPLPSLLTVVKEISYPRLPTLRGKQKARKMEIPVMSAENVEMKKEYLGLKGSPTRVVKIAHPKVTRNGEFIKANDEESINQAVNSLLEFLRGKEII, from the coding sequence ATGAATATTATTATAGCTATTAAACAGGTACCAGAAACAAGTAATGTAAAGATGGATCCTGAAACAGGGACTATGAAAAGAGATGGAGTGGAGAGTATAGTGAATCCACTGGATCTTTATGCTATTGAAACTGGGATTCAATTGGTTGAAGAACATGGGGGTAAAGTAACTGTTATAACTATGGGCCCCCCTTCTGCTGAAAAGGCTTTGAAGGAAGCAATTTCTATGGGCTGTGATGAAGGGGTTTTAGTATCCGGTCGTGAATTTGCTGGTGCTGATACCTGGGCTACAGCATATGCGCTGGCTAAGGTGATAGAGGAATTGGGAGAATTCGATTTAATACTGGCTGGAGAAAGGGCGACAGATGGTGATACAGGACAGGTTGGGCCATGTATAGCTTCATATATGGATATACCTCTTTCTACTTATACAAGTAAAGTTCTAAAAGTAGAGGATGACAGTATTGTTGTTGAAAGAATGGTTGAAGAGGGTTATGAAAGCCTAAAGTTACCATTACCATCCTTATTAACTGTTGTTAAAGAAATTAGTTATCCTCGCTTACCAACTTTAAGGGGCAAGCAAAAAGCCAGAAAGATGGAAATTCCAGTAATGTCAGCTGAGAATGTGGAGATGAAAAAAGAGTATCTTGGCTTAAAAGGTTCACCAACCAGGGTTGTTAAAATAGCTCATCCTAAGGTGACTAGAAATGGTGAGTTCATAAAAGCAAATGATGAAGAAAGTATAAATCAGGCTGTAAATAGTCTGCTTGAATTCTTACGTGGGAAAGAGATTATATAG
- a CDS encoding DeoR/GlpR family DNA-binding transcription regulator produces the protein MLAEERRQEILRVLNNKGSVHVTEISKLLEVTEETIRRDLDILDEKKLLKRTHGGAITIEDNKSELSFNVRKEKNIEEKDIIAEKAVELINNGDTIFLDASTTSMYLASQLKDFTDLTIVTNSVRIILELAENTNINIIATGGILRPNSLSYVGPLTNAAIKKYYADKFFTSCKGISAMHGATDSNEMEIEIKKLMSNQAQRLIVLADYSKFNQVGLAQFATFEDIDTIITDDNIDESIKKEFESKGKKII, from the coding sequence ATGCTAGCAGAGGAAAGAAGGCAAGAAATATTAAGAGTGTTAAATAACAAAGGTAGTGTGCATGTAACAGAGATAAGTAAATTATTAGAAGTAACTGAAGAAACAATAAGACGTGATCTTGACATACTAGATGAAAAAAAATTACTTAAAAGAACACATGGTGGAGCAATAACTATCGAGGATAATAAATCAGAACTTTCGTTTAATGTAAGAAAAGAAAAAAACATTGAAGAAAAAGACATTATTGCAGAAAAAGCAGTGGAACTTATTAATAATGGAGATACTATTTTTCTTGATGCTAGCACAACTTCTATGTACTTAGCTAGTCAGTTAAAAGATTTCACCGATTTAACTATTGTTACTAATTCAGTAAGAATCATATTAGAATTAGCAGAAAACACCAATATTAATATAATAGCCACTGGCGGAATACTAAGGCCTAATTCACTTTCATATGTAGGACCATTAACTAATGCAGCTATTAAAAAGTACTATGCAGATAAATTTTTCACCTCATGCAAAGGTATTTCTGCTATGCACGGAGCTACAGATTCAAACGAAATGGAAATAGAAATAAAAAAATTAATGAGTAATCAAGCTCAAAGACTAATAGTATTAGCTGACTACTCAAAATTTAATCAAGTTGGTTTAGCACAATTTGCTACTTTTGAAGATATAGATACTATTATTACTGATGATAATATTGATGAATCTATTAAAAAAGAATTTGAAAGCAAAGGAAAAAAAATAATATAA
- a CDS encoding FadR/GntR family transcriptional regulator, with protein MEFEQIKTKKVYEEVIIQIKKMIFEGKLKRGDKLPSERKLKEELNVSRASIREAFSALEIIGIIESRPGEGTFIKEKNEKNILEPLSLILILEENSIEELLELRKILELDTVRLAAKRADDNDLEEMAKYIEILNNASGYEEESVKADRNFHYTIARASKNKVLYDTMISISEAMDFHIENTRSILISKPEAVEKFLQQHIFIYNAISEKDVEKAYSRMEEHLNLVEKLVKKEIEL; from the coding sequence TTGGAATTCGAGCAAATAAAAACCAAGAAAGTATATGAAGAGGTTATTATACAAATAAAGAAAATGATATTTGAAGGCAAGCTTAAAAGAGGTGACAAGTTGCCTTCAGAAAGGAAGCTTAAAGAAGAGCTAAATGTTAGCCGGGCATCCATTAGAGAGGCTTTTAGTGCTCTTGAAATAATCGGAATTATAGAAAGTAGGCCTGGTGAGGGCACATTTATAAAAGAGAAGAACGAAAAAAATATTTTAGAGCCATTATCTTTAATATTGATATTAGAAGAAAATAGTATTGAAGAATTGTTGGAGTTGCGTAAGATATTGGAATTGGATACTGTTCGACTTGCTGCTAAACGTGCAGATGACAATGATCTGGAAGAAATGGCGAAATACATTGAAATACTAAATAATGCTAGTGGTTATGAAGAAGAAAGCGTTAAGGCAGATCGAAATTTTCACTATACTATTGCCCGTGCAAGTAAAAACAAGGTCTTATATGATACGATGATATCTATTTCAGAAGCGATGGACTTTCATATAGAAAATACAAGGAGTATATTGATTTCAAAGCCAGAGGCAGTAGAGAAATTTTTGCAACAGCATATTTTTATTTATAATGCAATCTCAGAAAAAGATGTGGAAAAAGCATATAGTAGAATGGAAGAACACTTGAATTTAGTGGAGAAGTTAGTAAAAAAGGAAATAGAACTCTAA
- a CDS encoding electron transfer flavoprotein subunit alpha/FixB family protein has translation MDYQGIWTLAEANAGEIKTVSYELLSRGRKLADKLDCKLSSVLMTNNISKEKAEELILRGADQVLLINAPELESFIVENYSNVIIDLIEERKPSIILAAATSMGRTLMPHVAMRVHGGLTADCTELDIEEETGNLLQTRPAIGGNILATIKTPEHRPQMATVRPKSTKAAEIDESRKGEIISIDFKKDLFDGRVEKVGFRKNDEEDVNIQDAEIVIAGGKGMKRKDNFDMLKELAGYLDGVVGATRDAVDRDWISYPYQIGLSGKTVTPKLYIGCGISGAIQHLAGMKTADTIIAINEDPDADIFKVADFGIVGDVFEILPVLNEVIAKEVE, from the coding sequence GTGGATTATCAAGGAATCTGGACACTTGCTGAAGCAAATGCAGGAGAAATTAAAACAGTGTCTTATGAATTGTTAAGCAGAGGTAGAAAATTAGCAGACAAGTTGGATTGTAAACTAAGCTCTGTTTTGATGACTAATAATATAAGTAAAGAAAAGGCTGAAGAATTAATTTTAAGAGGAGCAGATCAGGTACTTTTGATTAATGCTCCAGAATTAGAATCTTTTATAGTTGAAAATTATAGTAATGTGATCATAGATTTAATTGAAGAGAGAAAGCCTTCTATTATTCTGGCTGCTGCAACTTCTATGGGAAGAACTTTGATGCCCCATGTAGCTATGAGAGTACATGGTGGTTTGACTGCTGATTGTACTGAGCTAGACATTGAAGAGGAAACAGGTAATCTATTGCAGACCAGACCGGCTATTGGAGGTAATATTCTGGCTACTATCAAAACACCAGAACATCGTCCACAAATGGCTACTGTCAGGCCTAAATCAACAAAAGCAGCAGAAATTGATGAAAGTAGAAAAGGTGAAATTATCTCTATTGACTTTAAAAAAGATTTATTTGATGGTCGTGTAGAAAAAGTTGGCTTCCGTAAAAATGATGAAGAAGATGTAAATATTCAGGATGCGGAAATTGTTATTGCTGGTGGTAAGGGTATGAAAAGGAAAGACAACTTTGATATGCTAAAAGAATTAGCAGGCTATCTTGATGGTGTTGTAGGTGCTACCCGGGATGCAGTAGATAGAGACTGGATTAGCTATCCTTATCAGATAGGCTTGAGCGGAAAGACAGTCACTCCCAAATTATATATTGGCTGTGGAATCTCTGGAGCTATTCAACATCTGGCTGGTATGAAAACAGCGGATACAATCATTGCAATAAATGAAGATCCAGATGCAGATATTTTCAAGGTAGCTGACTTTGGAATTGTTGGTGACGTATTTGAGATATTGCCAGTCTTAAATGAGGTAATAGCAAAGGAGGTTGAGTAA